From Brevibacillus marinus, a single genomic window includes:
- a CDS encoding polyprenyl synthetase family protein: protein MNQALSLYLQEKAALIEQHLRTALEREEVPVRLYEAMAYSLLAGGKRLRPILVLAVLEALGKPVERGIPFAVALEMIHTYSLIHDDLPAMDDDDWRRGKPTNHKVFGEATAILAGDALLTRAFASIAEAYLHHPEVKPEHVLRLIAELGRRAGAPGMVGGQMADMEGEGRSLDLTELEYIHRHKTGDLLVAALRGAAYLADASPELVEALTRYGMNIGLAFQIQDDILDVEGDTAQLGKTAGSDLARQKATYPALIGLEASKQKLAQLIAEAKEALTEAGLGDSMLMPLADYIMERTH, encoded by the coding sequence ATGAACCAGGCCCTCTCCCTGTACTTGCAGGAGAAAGCAGCATTGATTGAGCAGCATCTGCGGACAGCCCTGGAGCGGGAAGAGGTGCCGGTGCGCTTGTACGAAGCGATGGCTTACTCGCTGCTGGCCGGTGGCAAACGGCTGCGGCCGATCCTCGTGCTGGCGGTACTGGAGGCGCTCGGCAAGCCGGTCGAGCGGGGAATCCCTTTTGCCGTTGCCTTGGAAATGATTCACACCTACTCCTTGATCCACGATGATCTGCCGGCCATGGACGATGATGATTGGCGCCGCGGCAAACCGACCAATCACAAAGTGTTTGGCGAGGCGACGGCGATCCTCGCCGGCGATGCCTTGCTGACGCGCGCTTTTGCCAGCATCGCCGAGGCGTATCTGCACCACCCGGAGGTAAAGCCGGAACATGTGCTCCGGTTGATCGCCGAGTTGGGGCGCCGCGCGGGTGCGCCGGGTATGGTCGGCGGGCAGATGGCCGACATGGAGGGCGAAGGCCGCTCGCTTGACCTGACGGAGCTGGAGTACATTCACCGCCACAAGACGGGGGATCTGCTCGTCGCCGCGCTGCGCGGGGCGGCCTATCTGGCTGACGCCTCGCCTGAGCTCGTCGAGGCGCTTACCCGCTACGGGATGAATATCGGGTTGGCGTTTCAAATTCAGGATGACATTCTCGATGTGGAGGGGGACACTGCGCAATTGGGGAAAACAGCAGGCAGTGATCTGGCTCGCCAAAAAGCAACCTATCCCGCGCTGATCGGGTTGGAAGCATCCAAGCAGAAGCTGGCCCAGCTGATCGCCGAGGCCAAGGAAGCACTGACGGAAGCGGGCCTGGGCGACTCGATGCTGATGCCGCTCGCCGATTACATCATGGAACGCACCCATTAA
- the xseB gene encoding exodeoxyribonuclease VII small subunit, with amino-acid sequence MTRKIDEQMSELPFEQAMQRLEEVVRRLEEGEVPLEEAIELYQEGMRLSRLCNQKLDAIEAKVLQLVEEDGMLAEKPFQIEEEGE; translated from the coding sequence ATGACCCGCAAGATCGATGAACAAATGAGCGAACTGCCGTTTGAACAGGCGATGCAGCGCCTGGAAGAAGTGGTACGTCGGTTGGAAGAGGGAGAAGTGCCCCTGGAAGAAGCGATCGAGCTGTATCAGGAAGGGATGCGGTTGTCGCGTCTGTGCAATCAGAAGCTGGATGCGATTGAAGCAAAGGTGCTGCAGTTGGTCGAAGAGGATGGAATGCTGGCGGAGAAGCCGTTTCAGATCGAGGAGGAGGGGGAATGA
- the xseA gene encoding exodeoxyribonuclease VII large subunit gives MSTPQIWTVSQLTRCVKQLLERDPQLSDVWVRGEISNFTHHTSGHMYFTLKDSQSRIKVVMFASYNRFLRFLPKNGTKAIVRGSLAVYERDGVYQLYAREMQPDGLGSLYLAFQQLKEKLQAEGLFDPQRKRPLPAFPRTIGVVTSPTGAAVRDIVTTIRRRFPQAAIVIIPAIVQGEEAPASIEAAIRLSNRYERLEVLIVGRGGGSIEELWAFNDERVARAIAAARVPVISAVGHETDYTIADFVADVRAATPTAAAELAVPHYLEWLERIRQLEHRLHHAMKRRLAEQRERLLRLGYAYGMRRPQRRIEEARQELDDWVNRLRGTTKQFVQRHRDQYRHLAERFKRYRLSVRLQQQREVLWRSEAALQQTMRRRLREARGELNGLIGQLDALSPLKVMQRGYALVYREEKLVKHAAAFAVGDKLTVRLRDGAVHARVTEIVREENEHDPQDR, from the coding sequence ATGAGCACGCCACAGATCTGGACTGTCAGCCAACTGACGCGCTGCGTCAAACAGTTGCTGGAGCGCGATCCCCAGCTGAGCGACGTTTGGGTGCGGGGAGAGATCTCCAATTTTACCCATCACACCAGCGGGCACATGTACTTTACGCTGAAAGACAGCCAGTCCCGCATCAAGGTGGTCATGTTTGCCAGCTATAATCGGTTTCTGCGGTTTTTGCCCAAAAACGGCACTAAGGCGATCGTGCGCGGCTCGCTCGCGGTCTACGAGCGGGACGGGGTTTATCAGCTGTACGCGCGCGAGATGCAGCCGGACGGGCTGGGCTCGCTGTACCTGGCGTTTCAGCAGCTGAAGGAGAAGCTGCAGGCGGAGGGACTGTTTGACCCGCAGCGAAAACGGCCGCTGCCCGCTTTTCCGCGAACAATCGGGGTGGTCACCTCCCCGACCGGCGCGGCGGTGCGGGATATCGTCACCACGATCAGGCGGCGTTTTCCGCAGGCGGCAATTGTGATTATTCCGGCGATTGTGCAGGGCGAGGAAGCGCCCGCTTCGATCGAAGCGGCGATCCGCCTCAGCAACCGGTACGAACGGCTGGAGGTGTTGATCGTCGGGCGGGGGGGCGGCTCGATCGAGGAACTGTGGGCATTTAACGATGAGCGGGTGGCGCGGGCGATTGCCGCCGCCCGCGTGCCCGTGATTTCCGCGGTCGGTCACGAGACCGATTACACGATCGCCGATTTTGTGGCGGACGTGCGGGCGGCGACCCCGACAGCGGCGGCAGAACTGGCCGTTCCGCACTACCTGGAGTGGCTGGAGCGCATCCGCCAGTTGGAGCACCGGCTGCACCACGCGATGAAAAGGCGGCTTGCCGAGCAGCGTGAGCGTTTGCTGCGGCTGGGCTATGCGTACGGAATGCGTCGGCCGCAGCGGCGGATTGAAGAAGCACGCCAGGAGCTGGACGATTGGGTCAATCGCTTGCGGGGGACGACCAAACAGTTCGTGCAGCGGCACCGCGACCAGTACCGCCACTTGGCGGAGCGGTTCAAGCGGTATCGTCTCTCCGTGCGGTTGCAGCAGCAGCGCGAGGTGTTATGGCGCAGCGAGGCGGCGCTGCAGCAGACGATGCGGCGCCGGCTGCGGGAAGCGCGCGGCGAGCTGAACGGCCTGATCGGGCAGCTCGATGCGCTCAGCCCGCTGAAAGTGATGCAGCGCGGCTATGCCCTCGTCTACCGGGAGGAGAAACTGGTCAAACATGCCGCTGCGTTTGCTGTGGGAGACAAGCTGACGGTACGCCTCCGCGATGGAGCCGTGCACGCTCGCGTAACCGAGATCGTCCGAGAGGAGAATGAGCATGACCCGCAAGATCGATGA
- the folD gene encoding bifunctional methylenetetrahydrofolate dehydrogenase/methenyltetrahydrofolate cyclohydrolase FolD produces MTATIIDGKAVARSLREKIAEEVKTLKQNGIVPGLAVVLVGQDPASHSYVKGKIKACEEVGIHSEVLYLAEETSQAELLQTIEQLNKKTNIHGILVQLPLPPHISEEAVLEVIPAEKDVDGFHPLNVGNLAIGRDTYLPCTPHGIVELIKWTGTDLNGKHVVVVGRSNIVGKPVSLLLLQENATVTMCHSRTRDLPALTRQADILVVAVGKPQLIGKEHVSPGAIVIDVGVNRLESGKLVGDVRFDEVAEVASYITPVPGGVGPMTITMLLANTVKAAKAQAAAASK; encoded by the coding sequence ATGACAGCTACGATTATCGACGGCAAAGCAGTGGCCCGATCGCTGCGGGAAAAGATTGCCGAAGAAGTGAAGACGTTGAAGCAGAATGGAATCGTGCCGGGCCTTGCCGTTGTCTTGGTCGGGCAGGACCCCGCCTCCCACTCCTACGTCAAGGGCAAGATCAAAGCTTGCGAAGAGGTGGGGATTCACTCGGAAGTGCTCTATCTGGCGGAGGAGACGAGCCAGGCGGAGCTGCTGCAGACGATTGAACAATTAAACAAAAAAACGAACATTCACGGGATTTTGGTGCAGCTGCCGCTGCCGCCGCACATTTCCGAAGAGGCTGTACTGGAGGTCATTCCGGCGGAAAAGGACGTGGACGGCTTTCATCCGCTGAACGTGGGCAACCTGGCGATCGGCCGGGACACCTATTTGCCTTGCACGCCGCACGGGATTGTCGAACTGATCAAATGGACCGGCACCGATCTGAACGGCAAGCACGTCGTGGTGGTGGGGCGCAGCAACATCGTCGGAAAGCCGGTTTCCTTGCTGCTGCTGCAGGAAAATGCGACGGTGACGATGTGCCACTCGCGCACCCGCGACCTGCCGGCGTTGACCCGCCAGGCCGACATCCTGGTGGTCGCGGTCGGCAAGCCGCAGCTGATCGGCAAAGAACACGTCTCGCCCGGCGCGATCGTGATCGACGTTGGCGTCAACCGGCTGGAGAGCGGAAAGCTGGTGGGCGACGTGCGCTTTGACGAAGTGGCCGAGGTGGCGAGTTACATCACGCCGGTGCCGGGCGGAGTGGGACCGATGACGATCACGATGCTGTTGGCCAATACGGTGAAGGCGGCGAAAGCGCAAGCCGCTGCAGCAAGCAAGTGA